One genomic window of Scylla paramamosain isolate STU-SP2022 chromosome 20, ASM3559412v1, whole genome shotgun sequence includes the following:
- the LOC135110619 gene encoding fatty acid CoA ligase Acsl3-like isoform X2, producing the protein MGDFALNLGLNLIRAGVCIYDLITYPFYAVVQQPWKDRRLMKRKRAVEVGVSEGICYHNKDPPHDFQVEIRDAKITTLEAALSYACKKHKDKRAVGTRQILRESEEVQKNGKVFKKYELGEYSWLTYTEVDKMACNFGRGLRSVGHQSKENIVIFAETRKEWLIAAMGCFKQSIPLCTLYATLGDEAIVHGINETEVKHIITSHELLPKFKTLLDKCPNVTHITYFPDQLKETPLDGYKDGIVFNSFQDIIKKGKDSTFSDEPPHEVDTAIIMYTSGSTGAPKGVVLSHYNLVSGVIGYSVGLDVQSDDIYLAYLPLAHVLELMAESMMMMFGVPMGYSTPLTMTDRSSKVKRGCSGDCTILKPTMMAAVPLILDRIYKGILDKVAAQGPWLGKLFDFGLEYKLNWMKRGWNTPICNWFVFRKVRALLGGRLRIMAVGGAPLSPDTHNFVRASLGVPVLQGYGLTETCGCATLMDQYDLSVGKVGAPLQVCDIKLVNWEEGNYRITDKPFPRGEIVIGGANVAVGYYKNPKKTKEDFFESDGRRWFRTGDVGEIGEDGCLKIIDRKKDLVKLQFGEYVSLGKVEAELKVCPSVENICVYGDSSKNNIVAIMCPIQKNLEDLGRSLGKLDLRREKLCVDEDINRAFLQELVATGKKAKLEKFELPTALFLSSELWTPDTGLVTAAFKLKRKSIQIKYQDAINRMYAS; encoded by the exons ATGGGGGACTTTGCGCTGAATCTGGGACTGAATTTGATCCGGGCTGGGGTGTGCATCTACGACCTCATCACCTACCCTTTCTATGCAGTGGTGCAGCAGCCATGGAAGGACCGCAGACtcatgaagagaaaaagg GCAGTGGAGGTGGGTGTTTCAGAAGGTATCTGTTACCACAACAAGGACCCACCACATGACTTCCAGGTGGAGATTCGTGATGCCAAAATCACCACCCTGGAGGCTGCTCTGTCTTATGCCTGTAAGAAGCACAAAGACAAAAGGGCTGTGGGCACTCGGCAGATCCTGAGGGAATCTGAAGAGGtacagaagaatggcaaggtgTTTAAGAAG TACGAGCTTGGTGAATACTCATGGCTGACCTACACAGAGGTGGACAAGATGGCGTGTAACTTTGGCAGGGGCCTTCGATCTGTTGGTCACCAGTCAAAGGAGAACATTGTCATCTTTGCCGAGACGCGGAAAGAATGGCTCATTGCAGCTATGGGATGCTTCAAGCAAAGCATCCCCCTTTGTACCCTGTATGCTACCCTGGGAGATGAGGCAATAGTACACGGCATCAATGAGACAGAG GTGAAACACATCATCACTTCTCATGAGCTTCTTCCCAAGTTCAAGACACTGCTGGACAAGTGCCCTAATGTAACACACATCACCTACTTCCCAGACCAGCTCAAAGAGACTCCCCTTGATGGCTATAAGGATGGCATTGTCTTTAACTCCTTCCAGGACATCATCAAGAAAGGCAAAGACAGCACATTTTCAG aTGAGCCTCCACACGAAGTAGACACTGCCATCATCATGTACACCTCGGGTTCCACTGGTGCCCCCAAGGGAGTCGTCTTGTCCCACTATAATCTTGTCAGTGGCGTCATTGGTTATTCAGTTGGGCTGGACGTTCAGAGTGATGATATCTACTTAGCATACCTGCCCCTTGCTCATGTGTTGGAACTCATGgcag agtcaatgatgatgatgtttggtGTGCCAATGGGATACTCCACACCCCTGACCATGACAGATCGGTCCAGCAAGGTGAAGCGGGGATGCTCAGGCGACTGCACCATCCTCAAGCCCACCATGATGGCTGCTGTGCCT CTTATCCTGGACAGAATCTACAAAGGCATTCTGGACAAAGTTGCAGCTCAGGGTCCTTGGCTGGGGAAACTCTTTGATTTTGGTCTCGAGTATAAGTTAAATTGGATGAAGCGTGGCTGGAACACTCCCATCTGTAACTG GTTTGTCTTTAGAAAGGTGAGGGCATTGTTGGGTGGAAGGCTTCGTATAATGGCAGTGGGAGGAGCACCCCTGtctccagacacacacaactttGTGAGAGCCAGTCTGGGAGTGCCAGTGCTTCAG GGTTATGGCTTAACAGAGACCTGTGGATGTGCCACCTTAATGGACCAATATGACTTAAGTGTGGGCAAGGTGGGTGCCCCCCTGCAAGTGTGTGACATCAAGCTGGTCAactgggaggaaggaaactaCAGGATCACTGACAAGCCATTCCCACGGGGAGAGATTGTGATTG GTGGTGCAAACGTTGCTGTTGGTTACTACAAGAACCcaaagaaaactaaggaagaCTTCTTTGAGAGTGATGGACGAAGATGGTTCAGGACGGGAGATGTTGGAGAAATTGGAGAAGATGGTTGCCTGAAAATCATTG ACCGCAAGAAAGACCTGGTCAAGCTGCAGTTTGGGGAGTATGTATCCCTGGGGAAGGTTGAGGCAGAGCTGAAGGTGTGCCCCTCAGTGGAGAATATTTGTGTGTATGGTGACTCCAGCAAGAATAACATTGTAGCCATCATGTGCCCCATACAAAAGAATCTGGAGGATTTGGGACGGTCTCTTGGCAAGTTGGACCTGCGGCGGGAGAAGCTGTGTGTGGATGAAGATATAAACAGGGCTTTCCTGCAGGAATTGGTGGCCACTGGCAAGAAAG CCAAGTTAGAAAAGTTTGAGCTGCCGACtgcactctttctctcctctgagCTGTGGACGCCAGACACTGGCCTTGTCACTGCCGCCTTCAAGCTGAAGCGGAAGAGCATCCAAATAAAGTATCAGGATGCCATCAATCGTATGTATGCCTCCTAG
- the LOC135110619 gene encoding fatty acid CoA ligase Acsl3-like isoform X1 → MKEAMGDFALNLGLNLIRAGVCIYDLITYPFYAVVQQPWKDRRLMKRKRAVEVGVSEGICYHNKDPPHDFQVEIRDAKITTLEAALSYACKKHKDKRAVGTRQILRESEEVQKNGKVFKKYELGEYSWLTYTEVDKMACNFGRGLRSVGHQSKENIVIFAETRKEWLIAAMGCFKQSIPLCTLYATLGDEAIVHGINETEVKHIITSHELLPKFKTLLDKCPNVTHITYFPDQLKETPLDGYKDGIVFNSFQDIIKKGKDSTFSDEPPHEVDTAIIMYTSGSTGAPKGVVLSHYNLVSGVIGYSVGLDVQSDDIYLAYLPLAHVLELMAESMMMMFGVPMGYSTPLTMTDRSSKVKRGCSGDCTILKPTMMAAVPLILDRIYKGILDKVAAQGPWLGKLFDFGLEYKLNWMKRGWNTPICNWFVFRKVRALLGGRLRIMAVGGAPLSPDTHNFVRASLGVPVLQGYGLTETCGCATLMDQYDLSVGKVGAPLQVCDIKLVNWEEGNYRITDKPFPRGEIVIGGANVAVGYYKNPKKTKEDFFESDGRRWFRTGDVGEIGEDGCLKIIDRKKDLVKLQFGEYVSLGKVEAELKVCPSVENICVYGDSSKNNIVAIMCPIQKNLEDLGRSLGKLDLRREKLCVDEDINRAFLQELVATGKKAKLEKFELPTALFLSSELWTPDTGLVTAAFKLKRKSIQIKYQDAINRMYAS, encoded by the exons CAATGGGGGACTTTGCGCTGAATCTGGGACTGAATTTGATCCGGGCTGGGGTGTGCATCTACGACCTCATCACCTACCCTTTCTATGCAGTGGTGCAGCAGCCATGGAAGGACCGCAGACtcatgaagagaaaaagg GCAGTGGAGGTGGGTGTTTCAGAAGGTATCTGTTACCACAACAAGGACCCACCACATGACTTCCAGGTGGAGATTCGTGATGCCAAAATCACCACCCTGGAGGCTGCTCTGTCTTATGCCTGTAAGAAGCACAAAGACAAAAGGGCTGTGGGCACTCGGCAGATCCTGAGGGAATCTGAAGAGGtacagaagaatggcaaggtgTTTAAGAAG TACGAGCTTGGTGAATACTCATGGCTGACCTACACAGAGGTGGACAAGATGGCGTGTAACTTTGGCAGGGGCCTTCGATCTGTTGGTCACCAGTCAAAGGAGAACATTGTCATCTTTGCCGAGACGCGGAAAGAATGGCTCATTGCAGCTATGGGATGCTTCAAGCAAAGCATCCCCCTTTGTACCCTGTATGCTACCCTGGGAGATGAGGCAATAGTACACGGCATCAATGAGACAGAG GTGAAACACATCATCACTTCTCATGAGCTTCTTCCCAAGTTCAAGACACTGCTGGACAAGTGCCCTAATGTAACACACATCACCTACTTCCCAGACCAGCTCAAAGAGACTCCCCTTGATGGCTATAAGGATGGCATTGTCTTTAACTCCTTCCAGGACATCATCAAGAAAGGCAAAGACAGCACATTTTCAG aTGAGCCTCCACACGAAGTAGACACTGCCATCATCATGTACACCTCGGGTTCCACTGGTGCCCCCAAGGGAGTCGTCTTGTCCCACTATAATCTTGTCAGTGGCGTCATTGGTTATTCAGTTGGGCTGGACGTTCAGAGTGATGATATCTACTTAGCATACCTGCCCCTTGCTCATGTGTTGGAACTCATGgcag agtcaatgatgatgatgtttggtGTGCCAATGGGATACTCCACACCCCTGACCATGACAGATCGGTCCAGCAAGGTGAAGCGGGGATGCTCAGGCGACTGCACCATCCTCAAGCCCACCATGATGGCTGCTGTGCCT CTTATCCTGGACAGAATCTACAAAGGCATTCTGGACAAAGTTGCAGCTCAGGGTCCTTGGCTGGGGAAACTCTTTGATTTTGGTCTCGAGTATAAGTTAAATTGGATGAAGCGTGGCTGGAACACTCCCATCTGTAACTG GTTTGTCTTTAGAAAGGTGAGGGCATTGTTGGGTGGAAGGCTTCGTATAATGGCAGTGGGAGGAGCACCCCTGtctccagacacacacaactttGTGAGAGCCAGTCTGGGAGTGCCAGTGCTTCAG GGTTATGGCTTAACAGAGACCTGTGGATGTGCCACCTTAATGGACCAATATGACTTAAGTGTGGGCAAGGTGGGTGCCCCCCTGCAAGTGTGTGACATCAAGCTGGTCAactgggaggaaggaaactaCAGGATCACTGACAAGCCATTCCCACGGGGAGAGATTGTGATTG GTGGTGCAAACGTTGCTGTTGGTTACTACAAGAACCcaaagaaaactaaggaagaCTTCTTTGAGAGTGATGGACGAAGATGGTTCAGGACGGGAGATGTTGGAGAAATTGGAGAAGATGGTTGCCTGAAAATCATTG ACCGCAAGAAAGACCTGGTCAAGCTGCAGTTTGGGGAGTATGTATCCCTGGGGAAGGTTGAGGCAGAGCTGAAGGTGTGCCCCTCAGTGGAGAATATTTGTGTGTATGGTGACTCCAGCAAGAATAACATTGTAGCCATCATGTGCCCCATACAAAAGAATCTGGAGGATTTGGGACGGTCTCTTGGCAAGTTGGACCTGCGGCGGGAGAAGCTGTGTGTGGATGAAGATATAAACAGGGCTTTCCTGCAGGAATTGGTGGCCACTGGCAAGAAAG CCAAGTTAGAAAAGTTTGAGCTGCCGACtgcactctttctctcctctgagCTGTGGACGCCAGACACTGGCCTTGTCACTGCCGCCTTCAAGCTGAAGCGGAAGAGCATCCAAATAAAGTATCAGGATGCCATCAATCGTATGTATGCCTCCTAG